One genomic region from Mycobacterium basiliense encodes:
- a CDS encoding CBS domain-containing protein, giving the protein MRIADVLRNKGAAVVTINPEATVRELLAGLAEQNIGAMVVVGAEGVVGIVSERDVVRQLHIHGASVLTRPVSKIMTSAVATCAKSDTVDSISVLMTQNRVRHVPVLDGRKLIGIVSIGDVVKSRMGELEAEQQQLQSYITQG; this is encoded by the coding sequence ATGCGGATCGCGGACGTCTTGCGGAACAAGGGGGCGGCGGTTGTGACGATCAACCCCGAAGCGACGGTCCGGGAATTGCTTGCCGGTCTGGCTGAGCAGAACATCGGCGCGATGGTGGTCGTCGGCGCGGAAGGTGTGGTCGGCATCGTGTCGGAACGCGATGTGGTCCGCCAGCTGCACATACACGGCGCCAGTGTGTTGACTCGCCCGGTTTCCAAAATCATGACCAGTGCCGTTGCCACCTGCGCGAAATCGGACACGGTCGACAGCATCAGCGTGCTGATGACCCAGAACCGGGTCCGCCACGTGCCGGTGCTCGACGGCCGGAAGCTGATCGGCATCGTCAGCATCGGTGACGTGGTGAAGTCGCGCATGGGTGAACTCGAGGCCGAGCAGCAGCAGCTGCAGTCCTACATCACGCAGGGGTGA
- a CDS encoding ribonuclease Z, which translates to MIEITLLGTGSPIPDPNRAGPSTLVRAGGQVFLVDCGRGVLQRAAAVGVGAAGLSALLLTHLHSDHIAELGDVIITSWVANFAPDPPPLQIIGPPGTAEVVAATLKAFGHDIGYRIAHHADLTAPPPVDVHEFTAGTVWDRDGVTIRVAPTDHRPVAPTIGFRIESDGASVVLAGDTVPCTSLDELATGAGALVHTVIRKDIVTHFPQQRVKDICDYHSSVQEAAATAARAGVGTLIMTHYVPAPVPGQEDQWRSLAATEFDGTIELGDDLHRVEVHAR; encoded by the coding sequence ATGATTGAGATCACGTTGCTCGGCACCGGAAGCCCGATCCCCGACCCGAACCGTGCTGGGCCATCCACGTTGGTACGGGCGGGCGGACAGGTATTCCTGGTCGATTGCGGCCGTGGGGTGCTGCAGCGTGCGGCGGCGGTCGGCGTGGGCGCCGCCGGATTGTCGGCTCTGCTGCTCACCCACCTGCACAGCGACCACATCGCCGAACTCGGCGACGTGATCATTACCAGCTGGGTCGCCAACTTCGCGCCCGATCCCCCGCCCCTACAGATCATCGGCCCGCCGGGCACCGCGGAGGTGGTGGCGGCGACGCTGAAGGCGTTCGGCCACGACATCGGCTACCGAATCGCCCACCACGCCGATCTGACCGCGCCGCCACCTGTCGACGTCCACGAATTCACCGCGGGCACGGTGTGGGACCGCGACGGCGTGACGATCCGGGTGGCACCCACCGATCATCGTCCGGTGGCGCCTACCATCGGATTCCGCATCGAATCCGACGGCGCGTCGGTGGTGCTGGCCGGCGATACGGTGCCCTGCACCAGCCTGGACGAATTAGCTACCGGTGCAGGGGCATTGGTGCACACCGTGATCCGCAAGGACATCGTCACCCACTTCCCGCAGCAGCGGGTCAAAGATATCTGCGACTACCATTCGTCGGTGCAGGAAGCGGCCGCAACCGCGGCTCGTGCCGGTGTGGGGACGCTGATCATGACGCACTATGTGCCGGCCCCGGTCCCGGGCCAAGAGGACCAGTGGCGGTCCTTGGCCGCAACCGAATTCGACGGAACCATCGAACTGGGCGACGATCTGCATCGGGTCGAAGTGCACGCCCGGTAG
- a CDS encoding PE family protein, producing the protein MSFVVVTPELVGAAVSDWTNVGSIVSAANAAAAAHTTFLPAAAADEVSAAIAAVFGEHAQVYQSFSAQAAAFHERLVQALSTSGSAYWSAEATNVEQTLLNAINGPTEALFGRPLIGDGADGGTVNGVGQNGGDGGFLWGNGGKGGDSTNAGVGGGAGGSAGLFGNGGGGGNGGDADASSTNGGAGGAGGNGGLVFGNGGSGGTGGSGYDAFAATGGDGGTGGRSYLFGSGGAGGDGGVGAGTSGFGGRGGAGGEAGLFGNGAAGGLGGTSTDGDGGSGGDGGRAGIIIGNGGDGGDGGAGRFTSGSGGTAGTAILFGNGGNGGDGASSVATSGDGFGGFGGLGGSGGLFYGNGGDGGNGGDGFNVANGGGVGSSGGSALLFGNGGAGGHGGAGGGQGARGGTGGLLIGNGGNGGVGGAGDSGNPAGGQGGDGGSAYLIGNGGWGAVGGAGTGTGEGGQGGNGGYGGWLLGNGGNGAEGGASSVTGGAGGNGGDARLIGNGGDGAHGGDGTPDGASGSGGSGGILFGQDGTSGG; encoded by the coding sequence ATGTCGTTTGTGGTCGTGACACCGGAGCTAGTGGGCGCGGCGGTATCCGATTGGACCAACGTCGGCTCGATTGTCAGCGCCGCCAACGCGGCGGCGGCAGCCCACACGACCTTCCTACCGGCAGCGGCCGCCGATGAAGTGTCGGCCGCCATCGCCGCGGTGTTCGGCGAGCACGCGCAGGTCTATCAATCATTCAGCGCCCAGGCGGCGGCATTTCACGAGCGGCTTGTGCAGGCCCTGTCCACCAGCGGGTCCGCATACTGGTCCGCCGAGGCCACCAACGTCGAGCAGACCCTGCTCAACGCGATCAACGGGCCTACCGAGGCGCTGTTCGGCCGCCCGCTGATCGGCGACGGCGCCGACGGCGGAACCGTCAACGGGGTGGGACAAAACGGCGGAGACGGCGGCTTCCTGTGGGGCAATGGCGGCAAGGGTGGCGACAGCACCAATGCCGGCGTAGGCGGCGGCGCGGGCGGTAGTGCCGGACTCTTCGGCAACGGTGGTGGCGGCGGCAACGGCGGCGATGCCGATGCCAGCAGCACCAACGGCGGCGCCGGCGGGGCCGGCGGCAACGGCGGACTGGTGTTCGGCAACGGCGGGTCCGGCGGCACCGGGGGCAGCGGGTACGACGCCTTTGCCGCGACCGGCGGCGACGGCGGAACCGGCGGTCGCTCCTACCTGTTTGGCTCCGGCGGAGCCGGCGGCGACGGCGGGGTCGGTGCCGGCACCAGCGGATTCGGGGGTAGGGGCGGTGCCGGTGGCGAAGCCGGGCTGTTCGGCAACGGCGCGGCCGGTGGTCTGGGTGGTACGAGCACCGACGGTGATGGCGGCAGCGGTGGCGACGGGGGTCGGGCCGGGATCATCATCGGCAACGGCGGCGACGGCGGCGACGGCGGCGCCGGCCGGTTCACCTCCGGGTCCGGCGGCACCGCCGGCACCGCCATCCTCTTCGGCAACGGCGGCAACGGCGGCGACGGCGCCAGCAGCGTGGCCACCAGCGGCGATGGGTTCGGCGGTTTCGGTGGGCTCGGCGGCAGCGGCGGTTTGTTCTACGGCAACGGCGGCGACGGCGGCAACGGCGGCGACGGTTTCAACGTCGCCAACGGGGGCGGCGTCGGCAGCAGCGGCGGCTCGGCCCTGCTCTTCGGCAACGGCGGGGCCGGCGGCCACGGTGGTGCCGGCGGTGGCCAGGGCGCGCGAGGCGGCACCGGCGGCCTGCTGATCGGCAACGGCGGCAATGGCGGCGTGGGCGGCGCCGGCGATTCTGGCAACCCCGCCGGTGGTCAAGGCGGCGACGGTGGCAGCGCCTACCTGATCGGCAACGGCGGCTGGGGGGCGGTCGGCGGCGCAGGCACCGGTACCGGCGAGGGCGGCCAAGGAGGCAACGGCGGGTACGGGGGGTGGCTACTCGGCAACGGCGGCAACGGCGCCGAGGGCGGCGCCAGCTCCGTGACAGGTGGGGCCGGTGGAAATGGCGGCGATGCACGGCTCATTGGCAACGGCGGCGACGGCGCGCACGGCGGCGACGGTACCCCCGACGGCGCGAGTGGCAGCGGCGGCAGCGGCGGCATCCTGTTCGGACAAGACGGCACCTCCGGAGGCTAG
- a CDS encoding PE family protein: MSYVLFSPEAIAAAAADLAGIGSTIAEANVMAAPETIGVQAAAADQVSAAVAAFFGAHAQGYRSISTQMSAFHDQLVQALSVGGASYAGAEAAGAQSLLGLINAPTQALLGRPLIGNGADGGTVGGIGQPGEAGGLLVGDGGRGGDSTLAGVAGGGGGAGGLIGNGGAGGTGGPGGSGGLGGNAGLLGTGGTGGTGGVGVAAGFGGTGGNGGSGGLLYGDGGTGGAGGAGVAGAVLGGLGGLGGDAQLFGNGGTGGLGGSNSLGAAGQGGQGGDGGSAGALLGSGGVGGGGGLGAMAGGGGGAGGAGGYAFGNGGVGGLGGDGVSGFGGAGGSGGRAAVFFGLGGAGGNGGVGNVAVPLAGGTGGDGGGAGLFGLGGIGGAGGSGGGYGGSGGAGAFLIGNAGDGGAGGVGNALSTEGGNGGAGGDARLIGYGGNGGAGGRGFGVGANGAGGPGGAGGFLYGGNGATGPSP; this comes from the coding sequence ATGTCATATGTGCTGTTCAGTCCCGAGGCGATCGCTGCGGCCGCGGCCGACCTGGCCGGTATCGGTTCGACAATCGCCGAGGCCAATGTCATGGCGGCGCCCGAGACCATCGGCGTGCAGGCCGCAGCCGCCGATCAAGTGTCGGCCGCCGTCGCGGCGTTTTTCGGGGCCCACGCCCAGGGTTATCGAAGCATCAGCACCCAGATGTCGGCTTTTCACGACCAACTCGTGCAGGCCCTGTCCGTCGGCGGCGCCTCGTATGCTGGCGCCGAGGCCGCCGGTGCGCAGAGCCTGCTCGGCCTGATCAACGCGCCCACCCAGGCCTTGCTGGGCCGGCCCCTGATCGGCAACGGCGCTGACGGTGGGACCGTCGGCGGAATCGGGCAACCCGGCGAGGCCGGCGGCCTGCTGGTCGGCGACGGCGGCCGCGGAGGCGACAGCACGCTCGCCGGTGTGGCCGGCGGTGGTGGCGGCGCCGGCGGGCTGATCGGCAATGGCGGCGCCGGCGGTACCGGGGGCCCGGGTGGCAGCGGCGGACTGGGCGGCAACGCCGGGCTGCTGGGGACCGGCGGTACCGGGGGCACCGGGGGCGTCGGCGTCGCGGCTGGTTTCGGTGGCACCGGCGGCAACGGTGGCTCCGGCGGCCTGCTCTACGGCGACGGCGGGACCGGCGGAGCTGGCGGCGCGGGCGTGGCCGGCGCCGTCCTGGGAGGGCTCGGCGGACTCGGCGGCGACGCGCAGCTGTTCGGCAACGGCGGGACCGGCGGCCTTGGTGGTAGCAACTCCCTCGGCGCGGCCGGCCAGGGCGGTCAAGGCGGCGACGGCGGCAGCGCCGGTGCACTGCTGGGCAGCGGCGGAGTCGGCGGCGGCGGCGGGCTGGGCGCGATGGCGGGCGGGGGCGGCGGTGCCGGGGGCGCCGGAGGATACGCGTTCGGCAATGGCGGTGTTGGCGGCCTGGGCGGGGACGGCGTCTCCGGCTTCGGGGGCGCGGGAGGATCGGGTGGCCGCGCGGCGGTGTTCTTCGGCCTCGGAGGTGCGGGCGGCAACGGTGGCGTGGGCAACGTCGCCGTCCCGCTCGCCGGGGGAACCGGCGGGGATGGCGGCGGAGCCGGATTGTTCGGCCTAGGCGGCATAGGTGGGGCCGGTGGTTCCGGTGGCGGCTATGGCGGATCCGGCGGGGCCGGCGCCTTCCTGATCGGCAACGCCGGCGACGGTGGGGCCGGTGGCGTGGGCAACGCGTTGAGCACCGAGGGCGGCAATGGCGGCGCCGGTGGCGACGCGCGACTAATCGGCTACGGAGGCAATGGCGGAGCGGGCGGGCGAGGCTTCGGCGTCGGCGCCAACGGCGCCGGGGGGCCCGGCGGCGCGGGTGGATTCCTGTACGGCGGTAACGGCGCCACCGGCCCCAGTCCCTAG
- a CDS encoding transglutaminase family protein encodes MWRMRVVHSTGYAYESPVTASYNEARLTPRSNTRQNVILNRVETIPATRSYRYVDYWGTAVTAFDLHAPHTELTVTSSSVVETERPEPPSAKTTWEELQSDAVIDRFDEVLRPTEYTPTSKRVAAVGRRITKYHDPREAVIAAARWARSELDYLPGTTGVSSSGLDALEQGKGVCQDFAHLSLIILRGMGIPARYVSGYLHPKRDAKVGKTVEGRSHAWIQAWTGVWWNYDPTNDTEITEQYISVGVGRDYRDVSPLKGIYSGLGATDLDVEVEITRLA; translated from the coding sequence ATGTGGCGAATGCGGGTGGTGCACAGCACCGGGTACGCCTACGAATCGCCGGTCACCGCGTCCTATAACGAAGCGCGGTTGACGCCGCGCTCCAATACCCGGCAGAACGTCATCCTCAATCGTGTCGAAACCATCCCGGCTACGCGGTCCTACCGCTACGTCGACTATTGGGGTACCGCGGTAACGGCGTTCGATCTGCATGCGCCGCATACCGAATTGACGGTCACGTCCTCGTCCGTCGTCGAGACCGAGCGTCCGGAACCTCCGTCGGCGAAGACCACCTGGGAGGAACTGCAATCCGACGCCGTCATCGATCGGTTCGACGAGGTGTTGCGCCCCACCGAGTACACCCCGACGAGCAAGCGCGTGGCCGCCGTGGGTAGGAGGATCACCAAGTATCACGATCCCCGCGAAGCCGTGATTGCCGCGGCCCGATGGGCGCGCAGCGAATTGGATTACCTCCCTGGTACCACCGGAGTGAGTTCGTCCGGGCTAGACGCGTTGGAACAAGGTAAGGGCGTCTGTCAGGACTTCGCGCATTTGTCGCTGATTATATTGCGCGGCATGGGAATTCCGGCGCGCTACGTTTCCGGATACTTGCACCCCAAGCGTGACGCCAAGGTCGGCAAAACCGTAGAAGGACGTAGCCATGCCTGGATTCAGGCCTGGACCGGTGTGTGGTGGAACTATGACCCCACCAATGACACCGAAATCACCGAGCAGTACATCAGCGTCGGTGTCGGTCGCGACTACCGCGACGTGTCCCCGCTGAAGGGTATTTACTCCGGGCTCGGGGCGACCGACCTGGATGTGGAGGTGGAGATCACCCGGCTGGCCTAG
- a CDS encoding alpha-E domain-containing protein, which produces MLARNAEALYWIGRYVERADDTARILDVAVHQLLEDSSIDPDQASRVLLKVLGIEPPDHELDVWSLTDLVAFSTNAQGGSSIVDAISAARENAKSAREVTSIETWECLNTTYHALPERERAAKRLGPHEFLSFIEGRAAMFAGLADSTLSRDDGYRFMLLGRAIERVDMTVRLLLSRVGDSASSPAWVTLLRSAGAHDTYLRTYRGVLDAGRVVEFMMLDRLFPRSVYYSLRLAEHNLDELLHNPQSRVGATTEAQRLLGQARSKLEFVQPGVLLESLDSRLAGLQRTCRDVGEALALQYFHVTPWVAWTDAGRSGQLVGRQGEA; this is translated from the coding sequence ATGCTCGCCCGTAATGCCGAAGCTCTGTATTGGATCGGTCGCTACGTCGAGCGCGCCGACGACACCGCGCGGATCTTGGACGTCGCGGTGCACCAATTGCTCGAAGATTCCAGCATCGACCCCGACCAGGCCTCCCGGGTGTTGCTCAAAGTGCTTGGGATAGAGCCCCCCGACCACGAGTTGGACGTCTGGTCGCTGACGGACCTGGTGGCTTTCAGCACCAACGCCCAGGGCGGCAGCTCGATCGTCGACGCCATCTCAGCGGCGCGGGAAAACGCAAAGTCGGCCCGCGAGGTGACGTCCATTGAGACCTGGGAGTGTCTCAATACCACCTACCATGCTCTTCCCGAACGCGAGCGAGCCGCCAAACGACTTGGGCCGCATGAGTTTCTATCCTTCATCGAGGGCCGCGCGGCAATGTTCGCCGGGTTGGCCGACTCGACGCTCTCGCGTGACGACGGATACCGATTCATGTTGCTTGGTCGTGCGATTGAGCGGGTCGACATGACCGTGCGCCTGCTGTTGTCGCGGGTGGGGGACAGTGCGTCATCGCCGGCGTGGGTCACTCTGCTGCGCTCGGCCGGCGCGCATGACACCTATCTGCGAACCTATCGAGGTGTGTTGGATGCCGGAAGGGTGGTGGAGTTCATGATGCTTGACCGGCTGTTCCCGCGCTCGGTCTACTACTCGTTGCGGTTGGCCGAACACAACCTCGACGAATTACTGCACAATCCGCAGAGTCGGGTCGGGGCGACCACCGAAGCGCAGCGGCTGCTCGGCCAGGCCCGCAGCAAACTCGAATTCGTGCAGCCCGGTGTGCTGCTCGAGTCCCTGGACAGCCGCCTGGCGGGCTTGCAGAGAACCTGCCGAGACGTCGGAGAAGCACTAGCGCTGCAGTATTTCCACGTAACACCGTGGGTGGCATGGACCGATGCTGGCCGCAGTGGCCAACTGGTCGGTCGGCAAGGAGAAGCCTGA
- a CDS encoding circularly permuted type 2 ATP-grasp protein: MSRVRLSDPIEVNRRRSPARKERIFDGYNESDAYSMAFDEMFDAQGSVRGPYKGIYAELAPSDASDLKARAEALDRAFIDQGITFSLSGQERPFPLDLVPRVISATEWARLERGITQRVKALEMYLDDIYGDQEILRDGVIPRRLVTSCEHFHREAVGIVPPNGVRIHVAGIDLIRDDRGDFRVLEDNLRSPSGVSYVIENRRTMARVFPNLFATHRVRPVDDYPAHLLRALRNSAATNEADPTVVVLTPGVHNSAYFEHSLLARQMGVELVEGRDLFCRDNQVYMRTTEGERQVDVIYRRIDDAFLDPLQFRADSVLGVAGLVNAARAGNVVVSSAIGNGVGDDKLVYTYVPTMIEYYLGETPLLANVDTLRCWLDDEREEVLDRIGELVLKPVEGSGGYGIVFGPDASEKERATVSKKIRDDPRSWIAQPMMELSTVPTGIKGALAPRYVDLRPFAVNDGEDIWVLPGGLTRVALVEGSRVVNSSQGGGSKDTWVLAPRAMAADRELGRAQVVRKLPPPVPEANLDGSWPTQQQPQQIQQPQDELPQQQQQQKVID, encoded by the coding sequence TACGCCGAGTTGGCGCCGTCGGATGCGTCCGATTTGAAGGCACGCGCCGAGGCGTTAGACCGCGCCTTCATTGACCAGGGCATCACGTTTTCGCTGTCCGGCCAGGAGCGCCCGTTCCCGCTCGACCTGGTGCCTCGGGTGATCTCGGCTACCGAATGGGCCCGCTTGGAGCGGGGTATCACCCAACGCGTCAAGGCCCTCGAGATGTACCTGGACGACATCTACGGTGATCAAGAGATTCTGCGCGACGGCGTGATACCACGACGATTGGTGACGTCCTGTGAGCACTTTCACCGGGAGGCCGTGGGGATCGTTCCACCCAACGGCGTTCGGATCCATGTCGCCGGTATCGACCTGATTCGTGACGACCGTGGCGACTTCCGGGTTCTCGAAGACAATCTGCGCTCGCCGTCGGGGGTGTCCTATGTCATCGAGAACCGGCGCACGATGGCGCGGGTCTTCCCGAACCTGTTCGCCACGCACCGGGTCCGCCCGGTTGACGACTACCCCGCGCATCTGCTGCGGGCACTGCGCAACTCCGCGGCCACCAACGAGGCCGACCCCACCGTGGTGGTGTTGACCCCGGGCGTGCACAACTCGGCGTATTTCGAGCACTCGCTGCTGGCCCGGCAGATGGGGGTCGAGCTCGTCGAAGGCCGCGACCTGTTCTGTCGCGACAACCAGGTGTACATGCGCACCACGGAGGGCGAGCGTCAGGTGGATGTCATCTACCGGCGCATCGACGACGCGTTTCTGGACCCGCTGCAGTTCCGTGCCGACTCGGTGCTGGGGGTCGCCGGCCTGGTGAACGCCGCCCGCGCGGGCAACGTGGTGGTTTCCAGCGCCATCGGCAACGGCGTGGGTGACGACAAGCTCGTCTACACCTACGTGCCCACGATGATCGAGTACTACCTGGGTGAGACGCCGCTGCTGGCTAACGTGGACACCCTGCGGTGCTGGCTGGATGACGAACGCGAAGAAGTGCTGGATCGGATCGGCGAACTGGTTCTCAAACCGGTCGAGGGATCCGGGGGCTACGGCATCGTGTTCGGTCCGGACGCTTCCGAGAAGGAACGGGCCACGGTGAGCAAGAAGATTCGTGACGATCCCCGTAGCTGGATCGCGCAGCCAATGATGGAGTTGTCCACCGTGCCCACCGGGATCAAGGGCGCGCTGGCACCGCGGTATGTCGATCTGCGCCCGTTTGCGGTCAACGACGGCGAGGACATCTGGGTGCTGCCGGGCGGCCTGACCAGGGTGGCTTTGGTGGAGGGATCCCGAGTGGTCAATTCCAGCCAGGGAGGTGGATCCAAGGACACCTGGGTGCTGGCGCCACGGGCGATGGCCGCCGATCGTGAACTGGGCCGTGCTCAGGTGGTGCGGAAACTGCCGCCGCCGGTGCCCGAGGCGAACCTAGATGGTTCCTGGCCGACACAGCAGCAACCGCAGCAGATTCAACAACCGCAGGACGAACTTCCCCAGCAACAACAGCAGCAGAAGGTGATCGACTGA